The uncultured Fibrobacter sp. genomic interval ATGTTGGTGAGCGTGCAAAGCTTCTTCACCATCGAAAGACCGATACCCGTTCCGCTTGTAGAACGAGTCATTTCGTTTTCGACACGGTAGAATTCCTGGAACACCTTCTTCATTTCAGAAGCCGGAATGCCCGGACCGTAGTCACGCACGGCAAGGTACATGTCGCCGTTGTTCACGCGCAGCTCGATGCTGATCATCTTGTAGCTTGCGTTCTTCGAGAACTTGAGCGAGTTGTCGACCAGGTTCATCAGAATCTGCATCACGGCGTCGCGGTCGATCAGCAGAGCCACGTTGTCGGCATCGGTGTCGGTCGATACGGTGAGCTCGAATCCCTGCTTTTCGATGTTCCTGCTGTACGTTGCCACAAAGTCGTCGAGCACGGCCTTCGGGCGTTCCTTGCGGAGCTGCACGTTCCAGCGGTTGCCATCGAGTTTAGACAAATTAAGCACGTTCTGAATCAAACGCGAAAGTCTGTCCGCTTCGCTTGCAATCTGGCCGTAGTAACGCTGCTTCTTTTCTTCGCTTGCCACCCAGGAATTCTGCAACAGTTCGGCATACATCTTGATAGCGGTCAGCGGAGTCTTGAGTTCGTGCGTAATGGCAGATACAAAATCCTGACGCTTGGCGGCAAGAGCCACCTTGCTTTGCGTAAAACGGTAAATGGTAATCAGACACACCGCAATCACGATCAAGAGAATGAGTCCGCTAAAGAGAATGGTCAGGTCGGCCGATCCGCTGACTTCGGCAGAATACATCTTGAAGATGATCTTGTCGTAGGGCGGCGGCAGCGGGCGCTTGGTTCTCAGCTCGTATTCGGCGTTCTTCTTGCCAATGGTCAAGAGCACGTTGTCTTCGTAAACAAGCTCGATCGCGTAAGGCAACTTGGCGTACGCAATCTGTTCTTCCTGAGTCATGTAGTTCAGGTAGATATTCTTGTCGACGACAAAGCCCTGCACAATCGGGAGCATGCCGATATAAATCGTACGGAAGAACACGATGTAGTCTGTCGTCATGCGAATCTTCAAATCGCTGATGTTGACGTTCGTGTTGTTACCGGTGAAAATCGGAATGTCGGGTGCGACAGTCGTGTCGTTCTTGGCGGTTTCGGCCATGTAAGTCAGAGCTTCTTCTTCGGAGGTGAGTTCCACGCGGGTGGGAATCTGCAAGTCCGGAATCTCGTCGTAAAGTTGGTCGATCGCTTCGGTGGAGTCAACCGTCTGCACGGTGCGCTTGGGGAGCCCGTTTCGAATGTCGAGCTTGATGAGCAAGTACTGGATCAGGTCGCGGGTCTTTTTGCGCTGCTCCTGGTCGTCGAACGAGAAGTTGTCCCACATGGACTTTCCGATACCGGTGCTGGTGTCGGGGTAGAAGGGCGTCAAGAGTTCGCCGCTATGCGAAATCTGGAAATGCCCGAGCAAGCCCTTGCGGCACTGGCGGTACAAGGAGTCGAAGTCGCAGTACGGACCGCTGGAATCCGGGAACGAGAAGAATTCCGAGAAGAGTCGGCTGTTGCCGCCAATCACGGTAATCGAGTTCAGAATGCCGTAGTCCTTGTAGGAGCGGCTGTTTTCCAGGTTGAAGTCCGAAGACAGTCTAAGGCGGAGGCTCTCGTATGCAGAGTCAATGCGTTCCTCGACTTTCTTTTCTTCGAGCGCCGTGGACTGCTCGTAAGTCTTGATGAACAAGATGGTCAGAGGAATTGCGATGACCAGGAAAATGGAAATAAACACCAGGCGTTCCATGATGATTGCCTGGTGTTTCTTAAGATACGTTAGAGCCGCAGCTACTTTAGCTTTTACTTGTCGCATTCAGGTGCAGAACGCATCTGGTAGCCTTCTCCACGGAAGGTGACCAAGAGTTTCGGATGCGAAGGATCGTCTTCGATTTTCTTGCGGAGCTTGGTAATGTGGATGTCCACGGTACGGGTGTCCACAGAATCAGCGTTTTCGTAACCCCAGACCTTGCGGAGCAGTTCGGAACGCGGAACGGCGTGGTCACGGTTGCGCCACAGGTATTCGAGGATTTCGATTTCCTTACGGGTGAAGGCGAGCTCTTCGGTACCGCGGGTGCCGGTGTATTCGCGGAAGTTCACGCGCAGGCTGCCAGCGACGAGCTTGCCTTCGTTTTCCATGGTCTGACGGCTGCGACGGAGCACGGCGTCAATACGGGCCAGGAGCATCGGAACGGAGAACGGCTTCGGAATGTAGTCGTCTGCACCGTACTTGAGGCCGTTGATGATATCGTCGTCGGCGTTCTTTGCAGAAAGAATGATAATCGGGAGGCTCTTGTCCTGTTCGCGGATCTTGTCACAAACGGTAAAGCCGTCCATGCCAGGGAGCATCAAGTCCAGAAGAACCAGGTTGTACTGCTTGGTGAGGGCTTCGGCAAGGCCGCTTTCGCCGTCGGCGCAGTGCTTAACGTTGTAGCCATTCAGCTTGCAAAGGTCGATCAGGCCTTCGGCAATGGCGATTTCGTCTTCGATGATAAGAATCTTGGTCGTGCTTGTGTTTTCAGTCGTCATTTATTTTACCTGGGATTATGATTAAATTGCGAGTCCGACACCCAATTCAACGGTCATGTTACCGGGATCCACTTCACTCGGATAGTCACCGCCGATGTAGTACTTGAAGTTGCCGTAAGCGGCAATCGGGATAATCGGGAGCTTGGCACGGAGGCCCACCAAGATGTGGCCACCGATGCTGGTGTTCAGGCCTTCGTCAAGAGCCTTGTCCTGGATTTGGGCTTTCATTTCCTGACCCTTGGCCTGGAGAGCCTGGGACTTGGCGTCGTTGTCCATAGTCTGGTCAAGCACAATTGCTGCGACTTCGTCGAAGGTGCTCGGCTGAATAAAGCTAGAAGCGAACTTCTGGTTCAAGACAAAGCTGTTCAGGTGGTAAGAAAGACCGCCACCGATGTAGGGGCGAATGATCGGCAAAGTTGTAATGGGGTAGGTGATGGAGAGGTCACCGGTCATGGCGACAAACTTCGGGTTTGCCTTGCCGAACGGGGTGCCGCCCAGTTCAATTTCAAGAGGGATTTCGTTGACGGTTCCGTCTGCCGGATTATCGACCCAAAGAGATGCGTCGTAGGAGCCGAACTGGATATTCAAGGTAGCTTCGATGTCGATCACCGGGAGGAGGTCAATCCATGCCTTGAAGCCGAAGCCCTGCATCATGCCGTCGAAGCCGTCGTGGCTCAGATTAATGTTGTTGGCGATAGGAGCCGGTTCGGCAGACTTCATCTTGGTGCCAAAACCAGGGGCATAGTGGAAGCCGACGCCCACAATGGCGAAGGACTGGGTGGCGAGCAAAGCGCCAGCAGCGACTAAAGCTTTTAAGTTCATATTTGCTCCTTAAACTTTGCCTTTGAAACTACATTATTATTTCAAAAAGCGGATGTTATTTTTTCATAAAATACTAAAATCAGTCAATCGAGGGAACGACGACAATTTTTTTCTGCCCTTTACCGACCTTAATTTTGCCCAACTTGTAGTCCCCGATGACTCTTCCCTGACCGTCCAGAGCAGAAATGGTCACGTCGTGGTCCCCGGCATCGACCGGAATGCGGGTCACGTTGATGGTGTTGGGCATGAATAGACCGATACGTAGGTCTGCCTGTTCCAACTGGCTCTGGCCCACGTCTACGGCGATGTTTTTCACGAGGTCGAAGATCCCGTTGCCCGTGTTGGTCGCCTTCTTGGCCTTTTGGGCGGCGATTGTGCGGAGCACTACACGGGTAATGGTACGGACCGCGGTGGTCGCGTTCTCGTCTTTCATGTTCTGCTCGAGTTCGGAATCAATATTGGCCACTTTTTCGGGCGAGACGCGCATGGTTCCGTCCAGATTTACGCTGAACATGCTTGTGCGCTGGGGCAATTCCTTCTTTTCGGGAAGAGCGAATCCGACATGGAATGTATTGCTACCCGCGCCTGCAACAGGGGGCGCGAAAACGGTAAACGAGTTGATTTTTCCGGTCTTGCCGTCTTTGTAGGTGAGGTTCATGGCGGTGCCGCTCACGTAGGTGCCTGACAGGTACATTTCGCCAAGGATTGGGCTGTGGCCAGCGTAACCCACCACGATGATTTCTTGGCCCTTGGTGCGGGCGGCCGTTGCCTTGGGCGTGCTCGTGAGTGCTTCGGTCTTGAGTCCCTTCAGGTCGTCTGCGCGGTCCATTTTGGTGAGGCTTTCGTTGATGTATTCCCAGACTTCTTTGGGCATCTTCACGTTGCCCTCTTCGAACGCCTTGGCTGCCTTCAGGTAGGCGATGGCGGCATCGTCTTCTTCGCCGGCCATGTCGTAAACGATGGCGCTCAGGTAACGTAGCCAGCCGTTGTCGTTCACCTTTTCCTTGTCTTTCTGGTAAAGCGCTTCGGAGGCGATTTGCGCCCTGCGGACTTCGACCAGTGCCCCGTCTAAATCACCGATGGCGAGGTAGTTCAGAATCTGGTACTGGTACATCATCAGCACTTCAAAGGGGCGTGCTCGGTAAGGACGAATAT includes:
- a CDS encoding sensor histidine kinase KdpD, which codes for MRQVKAKVAAALTYLKKHQAIIMERLVFISIFLVIAIPLTILFIKTYEQSTALEEKKVEERIDSAYESLRLRLSSDFNLENSRSYKDYGILNSITVIGGNSRLFSEFFSFPDSSGPYCDFDSLYRQCRKGLLGHFQISHSGELLTPFYPDTSTGIGKSMWDNFSFDDQEQRKKTRDLIQYLLIKLDIRNGLPKRTVQTVDSTEAIDQLYDEIPDLQIPTRVELTSEEEALTYMAETAKNDTTVAPDIPIFTGNNTNVNISDLKIRMTTDYIVFFRTIYIGMLPIVQGFVVDKNIYLNYMTQEEQIAYAKLPYAIELVYEDNVLLTIGKKNAEYELRTKRPLPPPYDKIIFKMYSAEVSGSADLTILFSGLILLIVIAVCLITIYRFTQSKVALAAKRQDFVSAITHELKTPLTAIKMYAELLQNSWVASEEKKQRYYGQIASEADRLSRLIQNVLNLSKLDGNRWNVQLRKERPKAVLDDFVATYSRNIEKQGFELTVSTDTDADNVALLIDRDAVMQILMNLVDNSLKFSKNASYKMISIELRVNNGDMYLAVRDYGPGIPASEMKKVFQEFYRVENEMTRSTSGTGIGLSMVKKLCTLTNMKIEIENAGPGLRTKIHFPPLDIY
- a CDS encoding response regulator transcription factor, with protein sequence MTTENTSTTKILIIEDEIAIAEGLIDLCKLNGYNVKHCADGESGLAEALTKQYNLVLLDLMLPGMDGFTVCDKIREQDKSLPIIILSAKNADDDIINGLKYGADDYIPKPFSVPMLLARIDAVLRRSRQTMENEGKLVAGSLRVNFREYTGTRGTEELAFTRKEIEILEYLWRNRDHAVPRSELLRKVWGYENADSVDTRTVDIHITKLRKKIEDDPSHPKLLVTFRGEGYQMRSAPECDK